The Trueperaceae bacterium nucleotide sequence AGATGGCCCTGGCAACGTCGATCTCGATGTCCACATCGTCATCGACGAAGACGTCCATCTCGTCGACCTGCTCGTCCTTCGCGCTGCCTTCGAACTCTGGGATCGGCGGGACCACGGTCGGGATCGCTATCGTCATCTTGCCGTCGTTGGCAACCCCGCGCTGGTCCCGGATCACGTTCTCGAGCCGCTCGATCAGCCTCTTCTTGCCGAGTGGCTCGGCCTCGACGATGTCGGCCGTGGTGGTCTCCGTGAAAGTTTCGAAATCCGCCGCGCCACCCATCTCATCGACCGGAGGCGTGACTATGGCTATCGGCGTTTCGGCGAGTCGCGCGATGAAGCGCATCCGACTGCATATCTCGCGGCCATCCATGCCCGGGAGGTCGTGGTCGAATATCGCGATGGCCGGTTGGTTCTCCTTGAGGAACTCGAGGACGGCCGGGCCGTCCTCGCAGGCCGCGATCTCGTAGCCCTTCGCGCTTAGGAGCATGTCGAGGAGAGTGCGGCGGCCAGCCCGCGCACTGCCGATGAGGGCTAGTGGAGCGTTCTGTACGTCCTGCAATGCTGCTGCACTCATGAGCTGGACCTCGAACCGCGGGGGCAGAAGATCGCCGCTGCACCGACCTCATTCAGTTTTTGCGATCTTTCGGCGACTTTTCGAGGCATTTTCCCTACCTGCTTCTGCCTCGGTCGGTCGCGCTACTGGCTCCGTCTGCTCCAAGCGCCCGGATTGCGGCGCAGACTTCATAGCCTCCGAATGGACCCGCCGCAGAAGGTGATTTGCGGACGGTGACACGACCATAGAGTAGCAGACATTACAAAAATCTTACGGGGCGACACCGGTGAATTTTCCGACGTTCCGATCGTTGCTCCACGAGAGCGCTCGCGGCCGGCGTCGCATGTCGGGTCGGAAGGGGAGAGCCCAATGGAACACGTGTCGCAGACGGAAGTTCCGCAGCGACGGCGGACATCGGTGAGGCCGAGAACGTGACCCGAGCGGACGGGAGGCATAGGTGCACAACCAGTACGGTCCAGTAGCGCCAAGGTAGCGTTAGTGCGAACTGTAACAGGTGGTGCTCTCCTGCGGTGGAGCGGTCAGCTCCGGTGGTAGCGCTCCAGTTACGCGGTTCGGTGTACGCCCCGCTGCTCGGAGCGGTAGCTGGCCGCCTCGGCAAGGTGCTCCTCGCAGATCGTGTTGTTGCCCTCCAGGTCGGCGATCGTCCTGGCGATGCGGAGGAGCCGATCGAAGCCGCGTCCCGAGATGGAGAGCGAGTTCACCAGTTGCCTCATGAACCGTTCGCTGCGGGCGTCCAACCGGCAGAAATCCCGGAGCTCCCTGCCGGCAAGCTTCGAATTCGCACGCCCTTGACGCCGCAACGCCTCCTCCCGAGCGGCCTCGACCCTGGCTCTCACCGTTTCGCTCGACTCCCCGACGGGCGAGCGGAGCAGGTCTTCTGCCGATATCCGCGGAACGGTGATGCGGATGTCGATCCGATCGAGGATCGGTCCCGAGATGCGATCCAGGTAGCGGCGAAGCTGGGCCGACGAACAGATGCACGGGTGGATGGGATCGCCGTGGTAGCCGCATGGGCAGGGAAAGTGAATTTAGCGGGGAAGACGATCTGGGTACGGTCAAGTTCTTTGTTGAGTGCCTTCTCCGATGCAGCATAGCCCGATCACCTGCGCCAGGGGATGCTCTTCTGCCTTCGGTTGAGGTGCGTTACCCGGTCTAGCGCTTTGGCCAGCTCACCATCCCTAGTCAGCCGCTCGAACTCCCGCCGAATCGCCCTAGCGTTCTCCTTCGGCGACCCGCGCCGCCGCTCTCACTGGCCACTCTCCGCGACGACGCCGGTAACCTCCAGGAACCGTGGTCGGAACAGTGCTACACATCCCCATTCGTTTTGTCGTCGCCGTGATGGTCGAGGTGCAGGTGAGGACCAGTAGATAGACCGGTCGACCCCTCCAGGCCCGATGACGCCGCCGTGAGGTTTCTGCTGCCCAACATCCCACGGCACTTCGTTCTGGAAGTGACCAGGCCGGACGATTCGACCCGACTTGGACCGTAGGTGAATGAAGTTCCCAGGCCCTTGCGAGGCGAAACCCTTGTCGACCACCGCGGCGCCGCCAACGAACGGTTTTGGATCTCATCGCCGCCGACACCGCTCTGACCAAATACGAGATGCAGCTTATCTAAAGTCTCGAACTTTTAGAAAGTCGAGGGCCAAATCGTAGACCGACTCCTCTACTGCTTCGCGTACTTCGCCCTTAACTCTCTCGGTGGCCGCATATCCAAGCCATGCATTTTCGAAGCTATTTTCAGGTCTACCATCGTAGACAGGGAAAATAGACCCTTCGATGGCCACGTGGTATGCAACGGGATAATCCTCTCCTACGGTCCAAACATTAAGAGAGAGCGCGAGATAAGAGGTATTGGCTAGGTCATCGCATTCTGGAACGAAGGAGATGTCGTTCGACATGCGGAGTCGGAAGCGCTGAGTTAACTCTTCACTTGAGAGCCCAATTTCCTCCGCTGTTCCCTGCAAGTAGGCAACGGCGCTCCAGCATTCGACGTGAAGTAGAGAAGTCTCAACCAGCGCATCAAAAAGACCACTAAATTCGTCATAGCCTAGCTCTTCCGCGACCTCAAACATGCTTAGCCCAAGGGCACCGGTCGCTTGCGAAAAACCAACTCTGTTTTGGAGCATGTAGTCAATGACGGCATCCGCTTGCTGAGCGGTCGCTTGTGGAAGCATCGAAATTAACACCACGAAGGTGAATACGGATAACCGCTTTAACTGATTAGGCAGCTTGATACCCACGAACAATCCTTTCTCGTGCAAAATTCGCTGCCTTTTCAAGTCTATATCCCAACCGTCTCCGCGTCGGTCAGGAATGGCGGTGAACGGACGTTTTTCGCGGGAGAGTGGCGTATCGCTTATTTGGGGGTTTCACCGCCAAGGCGGCCAGTTGTGTTACGTTTTGGCCCGTGTCGCACATGCTGCTATTTGGCGCTGGGGCGTCAGTAGAAGCTGGACTGCCAACAGCCGTCGGTCTCACCGAGAAGGTCTTGAGCCACTTCAACGGCGTTTTTGGGCTCGGCGGGGTCCATGCCGTGCTCGACTTCGTGCATAGCGGTTTGAAGTTCGAAGACAGCAAGGTTCCGGCCGGACGAATGCGGGGGACCCTCAGTAAGACGATTGATATTGAGCGACTTCTCAA carries:
- a CDS encoding ATP-binding protein, whose translation is MHFPCPCGYHGDPIHPCICSSAQLRRYLDRISGPILDRIDIRITVPRISAEDLLRSPVGESSETVRARVEAAREEALRRQGRANSKLAGRELRDFCRLDARSERFMRQLVNSLSISGRGFDRLLRIARTIADLEGNNTICEEHLAEAASYRSEQRGVHRTA